One window from the genome of Marinobacter sp. LV10R510-11A encodes:
- a CDS encoding NAD(P)/FAD-dependent oxidoreductase, protein METDDLIIVGAGPAGSTLAKALEGSGKRALLIDKQDFPRDKTCAGWVTPTVMETLGIDLAEYGVGRTLQPIRRFRIGMMGQPAVENDHGSVVSYGIRRCEFDDYLLERTDTPRQLATPVKNITRKDGNWLINDTWSAPLLIGAGGHFCPVAKLIGDGPGSHETVVAAKEVEFEMTQEQARTCEARGDTPELWFCRDLKGYAWVFRKGNYLNVGLGREDNHKLTTHLQDFVETMKSTGRLPADLPSRFKGHAYLLYGHAERPLVDDGLLLIGDAAGLAYTQSGEGIRPAIESALLAADVIRQAPDFSAVSLQAYGDAIAERFGHRRAEAEEGFQVPDWIRMPLASTLMRSHWFTRKVVTEKWFLHQEVTPLAANS, encoded by the coding sequence ATGGAAACTGACGATCTGATTATCGTCGGGGCCGGCCCGGCAGGATCCACCTTGGCCAAAGCTCTTGAAGGTAGCGGCAAGCGGGCCCTATTAATCGACAAACAGGATTTCCCTCGGGATAAGACCTGCGCAGGCTGGGTAACGCCCACGGTTATGGAAACCCTGGGCATTGACCTCGCCGAATACGGCGTTGGCCGCACGCTTCAACCCATACGGCGCTTCCGAATCGGCATGATGGGGCAACCGGCGGTTGAAAATGACCATGGTAGCGTGGTCAGTTACGGCATCCGGCGCTGTGAATTTGACGACTACCTGCTGGAGCGCACAGACACCCCCAGGCAACTTGCCACTCCGGTCAAAAATATTACGCGAAAAGACGGTAATTGGTTGATTAACGATACCTGGTCAGCGCCACTGCTGATTGGTGCCGGCGGACACTTCTGCCCGGTTGCCAAGCTGATCGGTGATGGGCCGGGAAGCCATGAAACCGTTGTGGCTGCTAAGGAAGTCGAATTCGAAATGACGCAAGAACAGGCAAGAACCTGTGAAGCCCGAGGAGACACGCCGGAGCTCTGGTTTTGCCGAGATCTCAAAGGCTATGCCTGGGTGTTTCGCAAGGGCAACTACCTAAACGTTGGCCTTGGGCGGGAAGACAACCATAAGCTAACCACACACTTGCAGGATTTTGTGGAGACCATGAAATCCACCGGCCGGCTTCCGGCAGATCTGCCTAGTCGCTTCAAAGGTCACGCCTACTTGCTCTATGGTCACGCCGAACGACCGCTGGTAGACGATGGCCTGCTGCTGATTGGTGATGCCGCCGGGCTCGCCTATACCCAAAGCGGCGAAGGTATTCGCCCAGCCATCGAATCCGCATTGCTGGCAGCGGATGTGATTCGACAGGCACCGGATTTCTCTGCTGTTTCCCTACAGGCATACGGTGACGCCATTGCTGAGCGCTTTGGCCACCGCAGAGCTGAAGCCGAGGAAGGCTTTCAGGTGCCCGACTGGATCAGAATGCCGCTGGCGAGCACGTTGATGCGGTCGCACTGGTTTACGCGAAAGGTGGTGACTGAAAAATGGTTCCTGCACCAGGAAGTGACACCCTTGGCCGCAAACTCGTAG
- a CDS encoding SAM-dependent methyltransferase, protein MDKSHILSLPLQDTHVDRAPHTYERWLVAKLMRMAGSPPIRFRLWNGDVIEPVGKPARFTLHLADPKALYALVTNPNLAFGDLYSAGRLDIEGDLPDLMEALYRTIHQARQKWPRWLEALWRNHTPRSTGLSEARENIHHHYDLGNNFYRLWLDQAEMQYTCAYYERPDLSLEQAQLAKLEHVCRKLRLKPGMTVVEAGSGWGGLARYMARNYGVTVRAYNISREQVAYAREQAQEQGLDKLIEYVEDDYRNIRGQYDAFVSVGMLEHVGKENFHALSKLIRRSLKPNGIALIHSIGRNRPMLMNAWIEKRIFPGAYPPSIGELMALCEDGDFSVLDVENLRLHYARTLSAWMERFDAEGEAISEMYDKHFTRAWRMYLAGSLAAFRAGSLQLFQVVFTHGDNNLLPATRQDLYTFPAAPENT, encoded by the coding sequence ATCGATAAATCCCATATCCTTAGCCTTCCTTTGCAGGATACCCACGTAGACCGAGCGCCTCATACCTATGAGCGCTGGCTTGTGGCCAAGCTGATGCGTATGGCCGGGTCTCCCCCGATTCGCTTCCGGCTATGGAACGGCGACGTGATTGAGCCCGTTGGAAAACCCGCCCGGTTTACCTTGCATCTCGCCGATCCAAAAGCACTTTACGCGCTAGTCACCAACCCTAATCTGGCGTTTGGCGATCTTTACAGCGCCGGTCGTCTGGATATAGAAGGCGACCTGCCCGACCTGATGGAAGCGCTCTACCGAACGATTCATCAGGCCCGCCAAAAATGGCCGCGATGGCTCGAAGCTCTGTGGCGCAACCATACGCCCCGATCAACTGGCCTATCTGAGGCGCGCGAGAACATTCACCATCATTACGACCTTGGTAACAATTTCTACCGGCTCTGGCTCGACCAGGCTGAAATGCAGTACACCTGCGCCTATTACGAACGGCCTGACTTGAGCTTAGAGCAGGCACAGCTGGCAAAGCTTGAGCACGTGTGCAGAAAGCTCAGGCTCAAGCCCGGTATGACAGTGGTTGAAGCCGGCAGTGGTTGGGGCGGGCTGGCGCGTTACATGGCGCGAAATTATGGGGTCACCGTACGCGCTTACAATATCTCTCGGGAACAGGTTGCCTACGCGCGGGAGCAGGCCCAAGAACAGGGGCTGGACAAATTGATCGAGTATGTTGAGGACGATTACCGCAACATTCGCGGCCAGTACGATGCCTTTGTTTCGGTGGGCATGCTGGAGCATGTTGGCAAGGAGAACTTCCACGCTCTATCAAAACTGATCAGGCGCTCACTGAAGCCGAACGGTATAGCGCTGATTCACAGTATTGGCCGCAACCGGCCCATGCTGATGAACGCCTGGATTGAAAAGCGCATTTTCCCGGGCGCTTACCCTCCCAGCATCGGAGAGCTAATGGCGTTATGCGAGGACGGTGATTTTTCGGTTCTCGATGTGGAAAACCTTCGGCTGCATTATGCCCGCACCCTGAGCGCGTGGATGGAGCGTTTTGACGCGGAGGGAGAGGCGATTTCTGAGATGTACGACAAGCATTTTACCCGAGCCTGGCGCATGTATCTGGCCGGCTCCTTAGCCGCCTTCCGGGCAGGATCTCTGCAACTCTTTCAGGTTGTATTCACCCACGGCGACAACAACCTGCTGCCTGCAACGCGGCAGGATCTCTACACCTTTCCCGCTGCGCCCGAAAACACGTGA
- a CDS encoding TRAP transporter large permease has translation MIGMIMFLVALFMLMLGFPVAFTFGGLALFFGVFAEGMDLFAFMPYRIMSVMQNTVLMAVPLFIFMGVVLQRTRLAEQLLTSMGRLFGGLPGGLAISTILVGALLAASTGVVGASVVAMGLISLPVMLAHNYDKRLAAGTICAAGTLGQIVPPSIILIILGDVLGLPVGDLFRAAVGPGVVLIGLYIVYILIMTRFKPETAPAMPPDNSISRKKEVMNALLAIIPPLALIVIVLGSIFAGIATPTESSALGGVGAIVLAIIYRQFSFKMVWDASKDTVKVTAMVFAILIGATAFSMVFSYTGGDYLLEEWMLSLPGDKWGFIILAMLVIMVLGFFIDFVEISFIIVPILAPVAEALGINMLWFAILIAMNLQTSFLTPPFGFSLFYLRGVAPPQVRTIDIYKGVLPFILLQVFVLALIVIFPEWFGMSSSY, from the coding sequence ATGATCGGCATGATTATGTTCCTCGTCGCCCTCTTCATGCTGATGCTGGGCTTCCCTGTCGCTTTCACCTTTGGCGGCCTTGCTTTGTTTTTTGGTGTGTTTGCAGAAGGCATGGATCTGTTCGCCTTCATGCCCTATCGCATCATGAGCGTTATGCAGAATACCGTTCTGATGGCCGTTCCTCTGTTTATTTTCATGGGCGTTGTCCTGCAGCGCACCCGCCTGGCGGAGCAGCTTCTGACTTCCATGGGCCGTCTGTTTGGCGGCCTGCCCGGCGGTCTGGCCATCTCTACCATTCTGGTGGGCGCCCTGCTCGCAGCCTCCACCGGCGTTGTAGGCGCCAGTGTGGTGGCGATGGGCCTGATTTCGCTGCCGGTCATGCTGGCTCACAACTACGACAAGCGCCTGGCCGCTGGCACCATCTGCGCAGCGGGTACGCTGGGCCAGATTGTTCCCCCGTCGATCATTCTGATTATTCTGGGCGATGTGCTCGGGCTTCCAGTCGGCGATCTGTTCCGGGCCGCCGTCGGGCCGGGCGTGGTTCTTATCGGGCTCTATATTGTCTATATCCTGATCATGACCCGCTTCAAGCCCGAGACGGCTCCGGCCATGCCGCCGGACAACAGCATTTCCCGTAAAAAAGAAGTGATGAATGCGCTGCTGGCGATCATCCCGCCGCTGGCACTGATCGTGATTGTGCTTGGGTCGATTTTTGCTGGCATTGCCACACCCACAGAATCCTCAGCATTGGGCGGTGTCGGCGCGATTGTTCTGGCCATCATTTACCGTCAATTCTCATTCAAGATGGTTTGGGATGCCTCGAAAGATACGGTCAAAGTGACAGCCATGGTGTTCGCCATCCTGATCGGCGCAACCGCCTTCTCCATGGTCTTCAGCTACACCGGTGGCGACTACTTGCTGGAAGAGTGGATGCTGTCGCTACCTGGCGATAAATGGGGCTTTATCATTCTGGCCATGCTGGTCATTATGGTGCTGGGTTTCTTCATCGATTTTGTCGAAATCTCCTTCATCATCGTGCCCATTCTGGCGCCGGTGGCCGAAGCCCTGGGCATCAACATGCTCTGGTTTGCCATTCTTATCGCTATGAACCTGCAAACGAGCTTCCTGACCCCACCTTTCGGGTTCTCTCTGTTCTACCTGAGGGGGGTCGCACCACCGCAAGTGCGAACGATCGACATCTACAAGGGGGTGCTGCCGTTCATCCTCCTGCAGGTGTTTGTACTGGCGCTGATTGTGATTTTCCCTGAGTGGTTCGGTATGAGCTCGTCGTACTAA
- a CDS encoding TRAP transporter small permease subunit: MQWIIKLDEGLARLSNFCGWVACVAMLLMAGNVFYDVVARYAFNEVSIGMQEMEWHLYSVVFLFGIPYALRTDGHVRVDVLYTLWSNKTKAWVNLTGALLFVVPFAYLIGLYGYDFALDSYSLGEGSGDPGGLPYRWIIKAVIPVSAFFIAIAGLNMATFALRVMSGEKQYEGENGGGGLA; encoded by the coding sequence ATGCAGTGGATCATAAAGCTGGACGAGGGCCTGGCGCGCCTGTCCAATTTCTGCGGCTGGGTTGCCTGTGTCGCGATGCTGCTGATGGCCGGTAACGTTTTTTACGACGTTGTTGCCCGTTACGCATTCAATGAAGTATCCATCGGCATGCAGGAAATGGAGTGGCATCTTTACTCAGTGGTATTCCTGTTCGGCATCCCCTATGCGCTACGCACTGACGGCCATGTGCGTGTTGACGTGCTTTATACACTCTGGAGCAACAAAACCAAGGCATGGGTGAACCTGACCGGCGCCCTGCTCTTTGTGGTGCCATTCGCCTATCTGATCGGCCTTTACGGCTACGATTTCGCGCTGGACTCCTACAGTCTGGGTGAGGGCAGCGGTGATCCGGGTGGCCTGCCCTATCGCTGGATTATCAAAGCCGTGATTCCAGTCTCAGCGTTTTTTATCGCCATCGCGGGCCTCAACATGGCAACATTCGCCCTTCGCGTCATGTCTGGCGAAAAACAGTATGAAGGCGAGAACGGCGGAGGGGGACTCGCATGA
- a CDS encoding Dps family protein — MGKNFIGLDTQKTVKLADSLNDLLSNYQIFYMNVRGYHWNIKGDNFFELHVKFEELYDDLLLKIDEVAERVLTLGHRPAHAYSTYIQRSEVPEQKDVSDGKQAMENILESFAKLIGKQRELLSLAGNAEDEGTVALMSDYISQQEKTVWMYRSYLGH; from the coding sequence ATGGGTAAAAACTTTATTGGTCTGGATACGCAGAAAACGGTAAAACTGGCCGATTCTCTTAACGATCTACTGTCCAACTATCAGATTTTTTACATGAACGTGCGTGGTTATCACTGGAACATCAAGGGTGATAATTTCTTTGAGCTTCATGTGAAATTTGAAGAGCTTTATGATGATCTTCTGCTCAAGATTGATGAGGTTGCAGAGCGTGTTCTAACACTGGGGCATCGCCCGGCTCATGCGTACAGCACTTATATTCAGCGTTCAGAAGTGCCTGAGCAGAAAGACGTTTCTGATGGCAAGCAGGCCATGGAAAACATTCTCGAAAGCTTTGCTAAACTCATTGGTAAGCAGCGCGAGCTGCTGAGCCTTGCGGGCAATGCGGAAGATGAAGGTACCGTTGCGCTGATGAGCGATTACATTTCCCAGCAGGAAAAAACGGTTTGGATGTATCGTAGCTACTTGGGCCATTAA
- a CDS encoding acyltransferase family protein yields the protein MGSLDALRGLAALGVVLFHYLPYYDKLFGHSFELPQLLTDTLLFGRYGVHLFFILSGFVIFMTLERTRNAVWFGLARGVRLMPALWAGITLTFVSVHLLGPQSRAVSLETALLNATLLHEYLGAEHVDGAYWSLVIEATFYSWMALLFYSLRDWSRLRLAFWGWMLVSYASVIWWKQIPSGLEFLVKDLMFVKYAPLFIGGMLIFRVYRYGRPLAGDALLLALAVCHGLFAYKLPYSLFVLGCFAVFALAVAGYLDWLANKPMLWLGSLSYSLYLVHQNIGYGVITLSYNAGLPGWLGVSLAIITALLLASLIHYYIEKPAQRQFRAWRSRTETAQTVGAPAKVID from the coding sequence CTGGGCAGTCTTGATGCACTGCGAGGCCTTGCAGCTCTCGGGGTCGTGCTTTTTCATTACCTGCCCTATTACGACAAGCTTTTCGGCCATTCATTCGAACTGCCGCAGCTGCTGACAGACACGCTGCTGTTCGGCCGCTACGGGGTGCACCTGTTTTTCATTCTCAGTGGTTTTGTCATCTTCATGACCCTTGAGCGCACCCGCAATGCCGTTTGGTTTGGGCTAGCAAGAGGGGTTCGACTCATGCCGGCACTCTGGGCAGGCATTACCCTCACTTTTGTATCGGTACACCTTCTCGGGCCGCAAAGCCGTGCTGTCAGCCTTGAAACCGCCTTACTCAACGCAACTTTGCTACATGAATACCTGGGTGCGGAGCATGTAGATGGCGCCTATTGGAGCCTGGTGATAGAAGCAACCTTCTACAGCTGGATGGCGCTGTTGTTCTACAGCCTGCGCGACTGGTCACGATTACGGCTGGCTTTCTGGGGGTGGATGCTGGTGAGCTATGCCAGCGTTATCTGGTGGAAGCAGATACCAAGCGGCCTCGAGTTTCTGGTCAAGGATTTAATGTTCGTAAAATACGCGCCACTGTTTATTGGCGGCATGTTGATTTTCCGAGTTTACAGATATGGTCGCCCGTTAGCTGGAGATGCGCTATTGCTAGCATTGGCTGTCTGCCACGGCCTGTTTGCTTACAAACTGCCATACAGCCTGTTCGTGTTAGGTTGCTTTGCAGTGTTTGCCCTGGCCGTTGCGGGGTATCTGGACTGGCTGGCCAATAAGCCCATGCTGTGGTTGGGCAGTCTTTCCTACAGCCTATATCTGGTGCACCAAAATATTGGCTACGGTGTGATTACCTTAAGCTACAACGCGGGCCTTCCGGGCTGGTTAGGTGTCAGCCTCGCAATTATCACCGCGCTTCTCCTTGCTTCGCTGATCCATTACTACATCGAGAAACCGGCTCAGCGACAGTTCCGAGCCTGGCGCAGCCGCACAGAAACTGCTCAGACAGTGGGAGCACCGGCCAAGGTTATTGACTAG
- a CDS encoding ATPase, translated as MEIKTFGDLIDWTRQMHLHLAKCLRESATQSSNERIGALLDYVAGHESILATAVGEFEKQAKPNVLNTRMYDYIDHRTLISSQICDGRYASMGFDDIVRDIFAFHDQILSLYETLIGKAEIEDVRSLLEDLLALEQHEAKQLATQIGRMNDL; from the coding sequence ATGGAAATTAAAACCTTTGGAGATCTAATCGACTGGACCCGCCAAATGCACCTGCATCTTGCGAAGTGTCTGCGGGAGTCGGCCACGCAAAGTAGCAATGAGCGAATCGGAGCTCTGTTGGACTACGTGGCCGGCCACGAATCTATACTGGCGACAGCTGTGGGTGAATTCGAAAAGCAGGCCAAACCGAACGTTCTGAATACCCGAATGTACGATTATATCGACCACAGGACGCTCATATCCAGCCAGATTTGCGATGGACGATATGCCTCTATGGGCTTCGATGACATCGTGCGAGACATTTTTGCGTTCCACGACCAAATTCTTAGCCTGTACGAGACTCTGATTGGCAAAGCGGAAATCGAAGACGTCAGATCATTGCTGGAAGATCTGTTGGCGCTGGAGCAGCATGAAGCCAAGCAACTAGCCACCCAGATCGGCCGAATGAACGACCTCTAA
- a CDS encoding beta-N-acetylglucosaminidase domain-containing protein yields the protein MSTTLGIIEGFYGPVWSWQERQQLVRTLAPHGYGFYLYAPKADAFLRRRWQEPHPPEMVSELAEFGRFCRKQGVRFGIGLSPFEIFNRFDDAARTALAAKLELLDRIGIDELAILFDDMRADTPELAETQADIMHWIRERTQAKYLSICPSYYSDDPVLDRVFGERPHSYLETLGRRLDHDIQVFWTGEEVCSREISPGHLKRVGEQLGRKPVLWDNYPVNDGDRMSRHLHLRGFTGRPAANGAYLAGHGINPALQPVLTTIPAITLAESYRQGTEYQYGHAFLSAAKEVLGREMAGQLHADLLVLQDAGLGRISEEKRQSLMRTYDAYDHPAASEILRWLVGEYQVTDEMVQTQ from the coding sequence ATGAGCACAACGCTGGGGATTATCGAGGGCTTCTACGGGCCGGTATGGAGCTGGCAGGAGCGGCAACAACTGGTGCGTACGCTGGCGCCACACGGTTACGGATTCTATCTATATGCCCCCAAGGCGGATGCTTTCCTGCGCCGACGCTGGCAGGAACCCCATCCACCGGAGATGGTATCCGAGCTGGCAGAGTTTGGCCGGTTTTGTCGCAAGCAGGGGGTGCGGTTCGGTATCGGGTTGAGTCCTTTTGAGATTTTTAATCGTTTTGATGATGCCGCACGTACCGCGCTTGCCGCAAAGCTTGAGCTGCTTGATCGCATTGGCATTGATGAGCTAGCCATTCTATTTGACGACATGCGTGCCGATACGCCAGAGCTTGCGGAAACCCAGGCGGATATCATGCATTGGATCCGTGAACGTACGCAGGCCAAATACCTTTCAATCTGCCCCAGTTATTACTCCGATGACCCGGTTCTGGACCGGGTGTTCGGGGAACGCCCGCATAGCTACTTAGAAACCTTGGGGCGCCGGCTGGATCATGACATTCAGGTGTTCTGGACGGGCGAGGAAGTGTGCTCTCGGGAGATTTCTCCCGGGCATTTGAAGCGAGTGGGCGAGCAACTGGGGCGCAAACCGGTGCTTTGGGACAATTACCCGGTAAATGACGGCGATCGTATGTCCCGACACTTGCACCTGCGTGGTTTTACCGGCCGCCCAGCGGCGAATGGCGCGTACCTAGCCGGGCATGGCATTAACCCAGCCTTGCAGCCGGTGCTGACCACGATTCCTGCGATAACACTGGCTGAATCTTACCGCCAAGGCACTGAATACCAGTACGGACATGCGTTTCTTAGTGCTGCGAAGGAAGTGCTCGGGAGGGAAATGGCCGGCCAGCTTCATGCCGATCTTCTGGTATTGCAGGACGCTGGCCTCGGGCGTATTAGCGAGGAAAAGCGCCAAAGCTTGATGCGTACCTACGATGCCTATGATCACCCCGCAGCCAGCGAAATTCTGCGCTGGCTGGTTGGGGAGTATCAGGTAACCGACGAAATGGTTCAGACTCAGTAA
- a CDS encoding dihydrolipoyl dehydrogenase, which yields MEKREVDVAIIGAGTAGMVAYQRVRKVTDKVVLIEGGQYGTTCARVGCMPSKLLIAAANNAYQMSQGELFGVSAGGISVDGKRVMERVRSERDRFVDSVIRSVEKFPEEHRIKGYARFTGPNRLVIDNETEIHAQRIIIATGARPNIPGFLKEAKDRLIVNDDIFEWQDLPESVVVFGPGVIGLELGQALSRLGVRVRMFGVGGAVGPIQDDSIREYALKRFNEEFPLDPEGDVKRVERVEDGVAVTFTDGTAGEKTETFEYLLAATGRRPNVDGLDIQNAEIELNDKGMPVFDPHTLRCGQSHIFIAGDANNDLPLLHEAADEGRIAGNNAASYPEVRAGKRSIPLAVVFTDPQIASVGLTIDEVDKHCAGRFAVGEVSFEDQGRSRVLGKNSGLLRVYGEHGSGLFMGAEMFGPAAEHIAHLLAWSAQRRLTVSEMLEMPFYHPVIEEGLRTALKDLNRNLNIGPVPEEDCTDCGPGV from the coding sequence ATGGAAAAGCGCGAAGTCGACGTTGCCATTATCGGTGCTGGGACGGCAGGGATGGTGGCTTATCAGCGGGTACGAAAGGTCACAGACAAGGTCGTGTTGATAGAAGGTGGCCAGTACGGTACTACCTGCGCCAGAGTGGGCTGTATGCCCAGCAAGCTGCTGATTGCGGCTGCAAATAATGCGTATCAAATGTCGCAGGGGGAGCTATTCGGAGTGTCCGCCGGCGGCATATCAGTGGATGGAAAGCGGGTTATGGAGCGGGTGCGCTCGGAGCGTGATCGCTTTGTGGATTCCGTTATTCGCTCGGTAGAGAAGTTCCCCGAAGAGCATCGTATCAAGGGATACGCACGCTTCACCGGCCCTAACCGGCTCGTCATCGACAATGAAACTGAAATTCACGCGCAGCGAATTATTATCGCAACCGGTGCTCGCCCCAATATCCCGGGCTTTCTGAAAGAAGCGAAAGATCGCCTTATTGTTAATGACGACATCTTTGAGTGGCAGGATCTTCCCGAATCGGTGGTTGTTTTTGGGCCCGGCGTGATCGGGCTTGAGCTTGGTCAGGCGCTCAGCCGCCTTGGTGTTCGGGTGAGAATGTTTGGTGTGGGGGGCGCCGTTGGGCCAATCCAGGATGATAGCATTCGTGAGTATGCCTTAAAGCGTTTCAATGAAGAGTTTCCCCTTGATCCAGAGGGTGACGTAAAGCGGGTTGAACGGGTTGAGGATGGCGTTGCCGTCACTTTCACTGATGGCACTGCCGGTGAAAAGACCGAAACATTCGAGTATTTGCTCGCGGCCACTGGGCGCCGGCCCAATGTTGACGGCTTGGATATCCAAAATGCGGAGATTGAGCTGAACGATAAAGGCATGCCGGTGTTCGACCCGCATACACTGCGCTGCGGCCAGAGCCATATCTTCATTGCCGGCGATGCCAACAACGATTTGCCACTGTTGCACGAAGCCGCCGACGAGGGGCGGATTGCCGGGAATAACGCGGCGTCTTACCCAGAAGTTAGAGCCGGTAAGAGGAGTATCCCCCTTGCCGTTGTGTTTACCGACCCCCAGATAGCTAGTGTAGGGCTTACGATTGATGAAGTGGATAAGCACTGCGCTGGCCGCTTCGCCGTGGGCGAGGTGTCGTTTGAAGATCAGGGCCGCAGCCGAGTGCTCGGCAAAAACAGTGGTCTGCTGAGGGTTTACGGTGAGCATGGCAGTGGGTTGTTCATGGGGGCTGAAATGTTTGGCCCGGCGGCCGAGCACATAGCTCACTTGTTAGCTTGGTCTGCACAGCGTCGGTTAACGGTCAGCGAAATGCTGGAAATGCCGTTTTATCATCCGGTGATTGAAGAAGGGTTGAGAACGGCACTGAAAGACCTAAACCGTAATCTCAACATAGGGCCGGTTCCGGAAGAAGACTGCACCGACTGTGGGCCGGGTGTATAA
- a CDS encoding TRAP transporter substrate-binding protein, with product MKIRSVFSAAILAVAATFASTQALAQDTFTLTLAETWGPNFPIFGDTTKNMAAMAEKMSNGRLKIRIDSANKHKAPLGVFDMVRAGQYDMGHSASYYWKGKVPNTLFFTSMPFGMTALEQYAWFYYGDGMELMQEVYEPYGLKSFPGGNTGVQMGGWFRKEIKSVEDLQGLKMRIPGFAGEVFAEVGVSPTNIAPGELYTALERNTIDAVEWVGPALDLRLGFQQIADYYYTGWHEPATELQFLVNEKVWEKLPADLQEILRISMRTAAYDMLIQSQHENAKAWASIKQEYPNVQIKNFPDEVFQAMYKANKKLLKEAATGDELAAKIIKSQEDYLKDSRAYTDISERAYLNTMGTVE from the coding sequence ATGAAGATCCGTTCCGTTTTCTCTGCGGCGATCCTTGCCGTGGCAGCCACTTTTGCCTCGACGCAGGCACTGGCTCAGGACACATTTACCCTCACGCTGGCAGAAACCTGGGGGCCTAACTTCCCGATTTTTGGTGACACTACGAAAAACATGGCTGCCATGGCCGAGAAAATGTCCAATGGCCGCCTGAAAATCCGGATTGATTCCGCTAACAAGCACAAGGCCCCGCTGGGCGTATTTGATATGGTAAGGGCCGGACAGTATGACATGGGTCATTCCGCCTCCTACTACTGGAAAGGCAAAGTACCCAACACCCTGTTTTTCACCAGCATGCCCTTCGGCATGACGGCTCTTGAGCAGTACGCCTGGTTCTACTACGGCGACGGTATGGAGCTGATGCAGGAAGTGTATGAGCCCTACGGACTGAAGTCCTTCCCGGGCGGCAATACCGGCGTCCAGATGGGCGGCTGGTTCCGAAAGGAAATCAAATCTGTTGAGGATCTGCAGGGCCTGAAGATGCGGATTCCGGGCTTCGCGGGTGAGGTCTTTGCCGAGGTGGGCGTAAGTCCGACCAACATCGCTCCGGGCGAGCTTTACACAGCGCTTGAGCGGAACACCATCGATGCTGTTGAGTGGGTTGGTCCGGCGTTGGACCTGCGTCTGGGGTTCCAGCAGATTGCTGACTACTACTACACTGGCTGGCACGAGCCTGCGACCGAGCTACAGTTCCTGGTCAATGAGAAAGTCTGGGAGAAGCTGCCGGCAGACCTTCAGGAAATCCTGCGGATCTCCATGCGCACCGCAGCCTATGACATGCTGATCCAGTCTCAGCATGAGAACGCCAAGGCCTGGGCAAGCATCAAGCAAGAGTATCCGAACGTTCAGATCAAGAATTTCCCGGACGAAGTGTTCCAGGCCATGTACAAGGCTAACAAGAAGCTGCTGAAAGAGGCGGCGACCGGTGACGAGCTCGCGGCGAAGATTATTAAGTCCCAGGAAGACTATCTGAAGGATTCACGCGCTTACACAGACATTTCTGAGCGCGCATACTTAAACACTATGGGCACAGTGGAGTAA